The following nucleotide sequence is from Flavimarina sp. Hel_I_48.
GATACCACTTGGAAACCGAATGACAACCCCTGAGGAAATTGCAGATACCTGTTTATTTGTTTTGTCAGATAAATCCTCGCACACTACAGGACAATTTATTTTTGTGGACGGTGGTTACGTACATCTGGACCGCGCACTACTTTCTAAGGAATAATAAAAAAACCAACCATGACCGAACCAAAATCACCTCTTGTATCTAAAAAGGTACTGCTTCCCTTTGTGCTTATCACTTCGTTGTTTGCCTTATGGGGTTTCGCAAACGATATCACAAACCCCATGGTTTCGGCTTTTAAAAAAGTACTGGAACTTGATAACTTTCAGGCTTCTTTAGTACAACTGGCTTTTTACGGTGGGTATTTTACGATGGCGCTCCCAGCGGCAATTTTCGTGAATAGATATTCCTATAAAAAGGGAATACTCCTTGGTTTGATTTTATATGCCGTGGGAGCGCTTTTGTTTTATCCGGCGGCTGCTTATGAAGAGTTTGGTTTTTTCCTTGCAGCGCTGTATATATTGACCTTTGGACTCGCTTTTTTAGAAACCACGGCAAACCCGTATATACTTTCCATGGGGCCCGAAAAAACGGCCACGCAACGGCTCAACCTCGCTCAGGCTTTTAATCCATTAGGCGCTTTAGGGGGGTTGATTGTAGCTCAGAAGTTTATACTGGGCGGCTTGCAATCTGATGATCTTGATGCTACGGGCAATTCGGTCTATGAAACGTTATCAGAGGGTGCAAAAGCCGCCGTCCGAACGTCAGACCTGGCCATTATACGGGATCCTTATGTTATTCTTGGCCTTGTGGTGATCGCTTTTCTCGTCATCATTGGCTTTATGAATATGCCACAGAACAAAGATCAGGAATCAAAAGTAAAGATCGGGAAGTCAATAAAACGACTTTTTAGCACGCCAAAGTTTGTGGGTGGGGTACTCGCACAGGCGTTTTATGTAGGAGCACAAATCATGTGCTGGACGTATCTTTACCAGTATGCAGAATCCTTTGGGATCGATAATGAAACCGCAGTAAACTACGGGATTTCTGCCCTGATAATGTTTATTATTGGACGCTGGGTAGGTACATTTTTACTCAAATATGTACATGCAGGTAAATTATTGCTCTATTTTTCAGTAGGAGCCATGAGTTGCACGTTGATTACTATATTTATCCCAGGAATGGTAGGATTGTATGCCCTTGTAGGTATTTCCTTTTTCATGTCTATCATGTTTCCCACGATCTACGGTATCGCTTTGGAAGGTAGGGGGGAAGATGCAAAATTTGGCGCAGCATTCCTTGTTATGGCAATTGTAGGCGGTGCCCTTATGCCCACATTGCAGGGATTGATTTTAGATCTGGGGGGCAATGGTTATACAGATGTGCAGCTATTAGGCGTACCAGAAGTCAATTTTTCCTTTATTTTACCTCTTTTTTGTTTCCTGATGGTTGCCCTTTATGGTAGGAATGTATTTGCTGTTTACGACAAAAATTAATTATGAAAAGTAAAAGAATGTGTTTTGCATGTGATCTAAAGAGCGATCCAAAGCTTATTGAAGAATATAAAGAATATCACGCGGCTGAAAATACCTGGCCTGCAATTACACAGAGTATAAAAGATGCCGGCATACTCAATATGGAGATTTACCTATTGGGAAACCGACTTTTTATGATCATGGATGTTGATGATACTTTTGATCCCGACAGAAAAAAGCAAATGGATGAAGAAAACCCCAAAGTGCAGGAATGGGAAAAACTGATGTGGAAATTTCAAAAACAGCTTCCAGAGGCTAAAAACGGCGAAAAATGGGTAGAAATGGAGCGCGTATATGCTTTTCAATAAAATAAATTATCTGATTTCTTAAACCAGTTTTTGATTGTGCATTTTTTGGGCGTTTCCCTGCGGGCCGGGCTTTGTGTTGCAATCTTTTTGCTCGTACCTCATAAAAAGGATTTTCACTTCAATCCCTAACGCAAAAACCGTTGATGATTGTGCATTTTTTGGGCGTTTCCCTGTGGGTCGGTCTTTGTGTTACAATCTTTTTGATCGTTCCTCACAAAAAGGATTTCCACTTCAATCCCTAACGCAAAAACCGTTGCTGATTGTGCATTTTTTGGGCGTTTCCCTGCGGGTCGGGCTTTGTGTTGCAATCTTTTTACTCGTGCCTCACCAAAAGGATTTTCACTTCAATCCCTAACGCAAAAACCGTTGCTGATTGTGCATTTTTTGGGCGTTTCCCTACGGGCCGGACTTTGTGTTGCAATCTTTTTGCTCGTGCCTCACCAAAAGGATTTCCACTTCAATCCCTAACGCAAAAACCGTTGCTGATTGTGCATTTTTTGGGCGTTTCCCTGCGGGTCGGGATTTGTGTTGCATTCTTTTTGCTCGTGCCTCACAAAAAGGATTTTCACTTCAATCCCTAACGCAAAAACTGTTGATGATTGTGCATTTTTTGGGCGTTTCCCTGCGGGTCGGGCTTTGTGTTGCAATCTTTTTGCTCGTGCCTCACCAAAAGGACTTCCACTTCAATCCCTAACGCAAAAACCGTTCTTAACTCATGTTTTTGTCTTTATGTATTCGATTTTTAAGATGTTATAAATGAAGTATTTGGTCTGTTATGTTAGGATTAAAGCTTCATTATAGTATTTCGAAATTATTCTGAATAAATGACGGATTTTCAGTAAAAATGTTGAAAAAAATAGGCCAAAAATGATCTAAAACCAACAAAAATAGGTCAAAAAACAAGCGATTTTAACCAATTTTTATCAACTATATCCAACAAAAAAACCGGGGATTTTCCCGGTTTTTTGATGTTTTAAGCTGTTTTTTCACCTTCAGAATACGCTTTTGCCGTTTGTTTAGAAGTTCCCAGGCCATCTATTCCCAATTCGACAACATCGCCAGGTTTTAAATAGCGAGGAGGTTTAAAGCCCAAACCTACCCCGAAGGGTGTTCCCGTAGAAATAATATCACCGGGCAGCAAAGTCATAAACTGACTGATATAACTTACCACTTGTGGTATATTAAAAACAAAGTCAGACGTGTTGCTATTTTGCAAGGTTTCTCCGTTGACCTTGAGCCAAAGGTTGAGGTTGTGTGGATCTTTGATTTCCTCTTTTGTGGCCATAAAGGGTCCTAACGGCGCAAAAGTATCACAACTTTTTCCCTTGACCCATTGCCCAGAGCGTTCCAGCTGAAAAGCCCGCTCGCTGTAGTCATTGTGCAAAACATAACCGGCAACATAATCCATCGCATCTTCCTCTTCAACATACGACGTTTTTTTGCCAATTACCACACCCAGTTCAACCTCCCAATCTGTTTTTGTACTGTTTTTTGGAATAATAATATCATCATTAGGACCCACAATGGCTGAGGTTGCTTTAAAAAATAAAATGGGTTCCTTAGGCAAGTCGGCGCCTGTTTCCTCGGCATGTTTGGCGTAATTGAGACCTATACAAACAAGTTTTGAAGGTCGTAACGTGGGAGGTCCCAAACGGGTTTCTGGAGAGATTTCAGTACAATGGGCCTGCTCTTTCTCAAGCCAGGTTTTAAGACGTGATAGACCATCGTTCTCAAAAAATTGTTCCGTATAATCTTCACCAAAATCGGATACATCAATGCGTTTCTCATTATTTAGTTGAATCCCTGGTTTTTCTTTTCCGGCTTCGCCGAAACGTATTAATTTCATAGTTGGAGCTTATAGTTAGTTATCCGTTCAATTTAATAAATCCGCCATCAATGGGAAAATCGGTTCCGGTGATAAAGGAAGCCTCGTCAGAGGCAAGGTATAGCGCTAAATGGGCGATTTCTTCTGGTTTGCCCATTCTTCCCAAGGGTTGGGTTTTAGATAGTTTTTTAAACATTTCATCCTGATTGTCAGGATAATTCTGAGCGATAAAATTGTCCACAAAAGGAGTATGTACGCGTGCGGGCGAGATGCAATTACAGCGTATGCCCTCAGCTACATAATCTTTTGCGATGGAATAGGTCATGGTAAGCACCGCCCCTTTTGACATGGAATACGCAAAACGATCAGAAATCCCTACTGATGATGCAATTGAAGCCATATTGAGAATCACCCCGCCGTTGCCTTTCATGTTGTTGATAACAGCTTTTGCACAATTAAAGACCCCTTTTATATTTATGGAATAAATGTGGTCAAGATCTGCTGCTGTGGTTTTTTCTATATTTCCAATGTGGGCCACACCCGCATTGTTTATAAGGATATCTATTTTATTTTTGTTAGCTATGCGATCTATAAGTTCTGCGATTTGCTTTTCATCTGCTACGTCACAAAATTCAAAAGAAGCTTTAAATCCCTTATCAGTAAGCTCCCTGGCGACATGTGCGCCTTCCTCCTTGTTATAATCTAATATGTAAACTTTTGCTCCATGCTGTGCAAAAACAGTACTTATTGCTTTACCTATACCGCTTGCCCCGCCGGTAATCAATGCTGTTTTTCCATTCAATTGAAATGCTGCCATAATTTTTTAGTTGGGTTGAATATTTGAAAATCTGCATTGTTGAGATCTCTAACGGGTAGTAAAGTTAAGAACTTACTTTTTTTACCGAACAGTATTGCGAAATTTTTGAAGTTAAATTGTACTTGTGGGATATGGTTTATAATATTCTTATCTCAAAAGCGTGTCAATCTAAATTTACATAAGTATCATTATATCCTTGCGTCTTTTATATCATTAAAAATTATAACCTCTTTTACTATGAGTAAATAGTATTGTTTGAATTTTGTTTGTTGTATTACTTTCAATCATTAAAATTGGTTGTAATTCTTATCTTGCAACAATGGAAATTGCTTTGTTCATTATAGGTGTAACCGTTGTTTTTGTTACCCTTTACGATATTACCACGACCATACTTGCCCCCAGGGGAGTGGGTTTAATCGCAGATAGGGTTTCGAGGGGAATCTGGAGATTTTCCCTTGTATTATCTGGAAAAAATGGTAGAAATAGGCCATTACGTTCTGTAGGTCCATTTTTATTATTGATAATAATATTTATATGGGTGATTCTTATGTGGTTGGGTAATACCCTTATCGTTTATTCGGATAGCCAGTCTTTATGGTCTCCTGATAAAAGTGCTTATGTTAATGATTTTGCAGAGAATATGTATTTTGTTGCCTACGTGCTCTCTTCAATGGGAAGCGGTAATTACACTCCCGTTTCGGATTGGTGGTTGTTTTATACCGGTCTTATTTCTTATACGGGGGTGATTTTTATAAGCTTAAGTATATCTTTTTTGATACCGGTGGTAGAGGCGATAACGCTCAAGAGGGAGGTTAGCCTAAGGATACACGCGCTGGGTAAGAATCCACAGGAAATACTTACGAGGTACAAGGATGACAACTACAGAGAACTTCTGGAAGTTTTGGCAGATCTTGAGCCATCTATTCTGAAACTTGCACAGTACCATTTAGCCTATCCCGTAATCCATTATTTTCATGCGGTAAATCTTTTTGAATCCCTACCTGTTAAGCTGGTATCCTTAGATGAGGCCATGTCGATCCTAATGTATAAGATTCCAGAAGAAAACATAGCCAACAGGGTTATTCTTGAAAGGACGTATGAATCTATGACCTATTACCTGTCAACCCTTGCAAGCGCTTTTATCAAACCTGGCGATGACGAACCAGAATATCCTGATATCTCGTATTTAGAACATATTTCAGAAGAATCATCTATAAAAGGGACGGAATGGAACGATAACCTTAAAGGACGCCGATTATTGCTTTTAGCCTATTTGCAGAATGACGGCTGGGGTTGGGACGATATGGTTCAAAGCACAGATAGGGTACAAATCAATATATAATCAATACACCGCCCATAAATTATTTTTATAAGTTTCTTATGATCAAATAGTTAGATATTACACGACGTTCTATTTGTAAATTATTGTGGCAAATATGGTTTCCATTGATAATATTGTTTTAGGGGTTGGTTATTTCTTACGTAACCGAATAGGACCAGATGCATTTGATGCACTGTCCTGAATAATCTTTCCTTTTTGCATTACAACCAGAACAGCATCATCAACCAGCTCGTCTGCAACTTCCCGAACAGTGTCCATCAAATCCCTCCAGTTTTCAGGATTTATTTTTCGTGCAACTTCTGATGGACAGTAAGTAGCTTCCAGACCTCGGCTTTCAGCAAATTCTATATGCGATTCTCTGATTTGTTCTTTAATATCCATAAGGTGTATTTTATAGAATTGCTGTATTTACTATATGACGAGTAAAAATTTACTCTATCCAATATTTTTTTAAATTAAGATAATTATGGTAGTCTTGGATAACTCGGTTTTAAGGGATGCTTACAAAACTTGAATAGCATAGGAGTTAAACAAGGAAAATAGTAAACAACTTGTATTGATAGATGTAGCCAACAAGATTTTAGGGCTTGCCTTATGATAAGGACTACATATCTTTTTTAATTATGAAGCAATTGAAAAATGGCATAAATACAATTGCTAATATAAAAAATCGTGGATGATGGGCGAAAGAGAATATGATTAGAGAAGAATTGTTTTTACCTCAGTTCTTCTTAGTTTAACTCTAGTTAAATTTTGAGGAGAAAACCTTAGAAAAAGGAAGTGTAGGAACTCTGTTCTGAGTAAAAAAAATTGCCCTGTATTAAAGATTTAAAATTACATATCGGGATATATAGTGAAATATATATTTTGCAGAGAGAAGATATAATTTGAACATTTTTGATAAAATCCTCTAGTGCAATTGATTTATCAAGGTCGCAATCTAAGTACTTCTAGCTTCAATTTATAAATGCAATTTTCAACAAAAGAGAGAAATTCTTTTAAAGAACAATTACTTGAGTTTTAAATGGGGATTAGGTAGTTTTTCAACTATCTAATGGCAAAGAGACGTTTACCAAGTCTAAACTTATAATAATACTTGATTTTTAATTTTAGTCAATAATCAATGTGTTACAACACTGTAATTGTCGGGTAGAGAGGATTCGAACCTCCGCTCTCGCGCCCCCCAGACGCGCACTTTAACCGGACTAAGCTACTACCCGTAGTTTTAACATTGCCCATAAATTTGGGACGGCAAATATAGCTAATTAAACACTTGTAAAAAACATCTTGTAAATAAATTTAGCAGCACTGACAATTTAGCATATAGCTTTACCATCTCATACTAAATAGATCAATAGGATAGATGTTGACTATCTATGTTCAAAAGGATGTTTTTAATATAGAAATAATATATATCGGTAGACTTCAATTCTGCTTTTCTTGAACTTCACTTACCTGATCTTCGGTAATGGTTCCCTCTGCTTTATTTCCCCAGGAATTAAGAACGTAATTCATTACATCGGCTACTTCATAGTCATAAAGTCCAGGAGATGGCATGGCGCTGTCATAAGTAGTACCATTAACGACAATTTTGCCCTGAATACCATATTTAACTGCTCTGATACTTGCCACTGTATTAGTATTCAAAAAATCTGCTTTGGCAAGTGGTGGAAAAGTGCCAGCTACACCAGAACCATTTTCCATATGACATTGCATACAGAAATCTGTGTATATAGTGCTACCGCGCTCCATACTTTTTACAAGTAAACTGTCTTGAACCTGTAACGGCTTAATTTCGCTTTTTGCTATATAGAGGTTGCTATAATCTATTACAGAAGGTTCATTTATGGTATTAAAATTAAATAAATTACTTATTAGTATGAAGAAGTAGATCATTGCTCTTTATTGATAATTAATTTTACGATACCTTTTCCTTCTACGCTAACATAAATAGTTCCATCAGGAGCGCTATTAATGTCACGGATACGACCTATGTCTTCCAATAGCTTTTCCCTCTTTACGACTTGGCCGTCATTCAAGTAATCTGCTTCTAGATATTGAAACTTTAAGGAGCCTACTAATAAATTACCTTTAAGTTCTGGATATTGATCGCCAGTTACAAATGCCATTCCACTAGGTGCTATAGAGGGTAGCCAATAATATAGCGGTTGTTCCATCCCTTCTTTTTCCCTTTGATCAGTAATTTCGGTACCACTATAATTTATACCATAAGTAATTAATGGCCAACCGTAGTTAGCTCCCTTCTTGATCACGTTGATTTCATCACCTCCACGCGGCCCGTGCTCATGAACCCAGATATCACCAGTTGTTGGATTAACATCCATTCCCTGCGGATTTCTATGTCCATAGGACCAAATAGCCTCTTTTGCATTCGGCTGACCTACAAAAGGATTGTCCTTAGGGATACTTCCATCCAGATTAAGTCTATACACCTTACCACCATCACGGGTTATATCTTGAGGGTTCACATCACGCTCACCGCGTTCACCCACCGTAAAAAATACGTGACCATCCGCGTCAAAAACAATTCGACTGCCCCAGTGCTGACCCTTTGTTGTGTTTGGAGTCGCTTTATAAAGTACTTTCTGATCAGTAAGCGCATCTCCATTTAGAGTAGCTTTCATAAGTGCGGTGTGTCCACCTTTGGCATCACCTGCGGTGGAAGAATGGGTTAGATATATGGATTTATCATCACTATAGTTGGGGGAAAGTCTGACATCCAGTAAACCACCCTGTCCGCGTGCATACACATCCGGCGTGCCTTTGATGACGGTCTTCTTGCCATCTTTGAAATGAATAAGCGAACCACTCTTTTCCGTAATCAGGAAACTTCCATCTGGCATAAAATCCATTCCCCAGGGAATTTCAAGATCTGGAACTACAAGTTCATATCCATAGGTAGTAGATGTGGTTATAGGTATATCATTTTCCTTTTGTCGATCCTCTTCTTGAGCGGAGGCATAAGTACTTATAATAAGTAGTAAACTAAGAACGTAATATTTCATTGGTGTTGGTTTTGATCGAATATAGTTAGAAAACGATTACTAACTGATATTTTTACATTTTTTTACAATTAGTAATTCAAATGATGATATTGAGGATCAACATGGCATATCATATATCATCTGATTATAATAAAGTACTTTTGTACTTATAAATCTATATTATGGAAACAGAACACATAAAATGTTTAATAATAGGTTCAGGACCTGCAGGATATACTGCGGCTATTTATGCCGCAAGGGCTGATCTAAAGCCTGTTATGTATACAGGTATGGAGCCCGGAGGACAGCTTACCACAACTACAGAGGTGGATAATTTCCCAGGATATCCTGAGGGGATAGATGGACCTACCATGATGGTGCAGTTGCAGCAACAGGCAGAACGCTTTGGCACAGAAGTACGCATAGGCATGGCTACTCAGGTCACGTTTAGCAATGAGGTAGGCGGGATGCACAAGGTTGTTATAGATAATGAAAAGCATCTTGAAGCAGAAACGATTATAATAAGTACTGGAGCTTCGGCTAAATATTTAGGTATTCCAAGTGAGCAAAAATTGCGTGGCGGTGGAGTATCTGCTTGTGCGGTATGCGATGGTTTCTTCTATAAAAATCAAAAGGTCGCCATTGTGGGCGGGGGCGATACTGCTGCAGAAGAAGCTACCTATCTGGCAAACATATGTGAGCACGTGACCATGTTAGTGCGCAAAGATGAGATGAAAGCTTCAAAAGCGATGCAACACCGAGTAAATACGCGCAAAAATATTACCGTACGCTACAATACCGAAGTTGATGAAGTTTTAGGTGAGCAGGTGGTTGAAGGATTGCGAATGATCAATAATGAAACCAAGGAAAAAGAGGAAATAGATATTACCGGACTCTTTATTGCCATAGGCCATAAACCAAATACTGATATTTTCAAAAACCAGTTGGAAATGGATACTACCGGTTATCTAATTACAGAACCTAAATCTACCAAGACGTCCAAGCCAGGTGTTTTTGCAAGTGGTGATGTACAAGATAAAGATTATCGCCAGGCTATTACAGCGGCAGGTACTGGTTGTATGGCAGCATTAGATGCAGAACGTTACCTTGCAGAAATAGAAACAGCTGTAGAGGTTTAGAAATCAATAGTGTCTTTTTGGGAACAAAAAAAAACGCCAGTGTTTACTGGCGTTTTTCTTGTTTA
It contains:
- the fucP gene encoding L-fucose:H+ symporter permease codes for the protein MTEPKSPLVSKKVLLPFVLITSLFALWGFANDITNPMVSAFKKVLELDNFQASLVQLAFYGGYFTMALPAAIFVNRYSYKKGILLGLILYAVGALLFYPAAAYEEFGFFLAALYILTFGLAFLETTANPYILSMGPEKTATQRLNLAQAFNPLGALGGLIVAQKFILGGLQSDDLDATGNSVYETLSEGAKAAVRTSDLAIIRDPYVILGLVVIAFLVIIGFMNMPQNKDQESKVKIGKSIKRLFSTPKFVGGVLAQAFYVGAQIMCWTYLYQYAESFGIDNETAVNYGISALIMFIIGRWVGTFLLKYVHAGKLLLYFSVGAMSCTLITIFIPGMVGLYALVGISFFMSIMFPTIYGIALEGRGEDAKFGAAFLVMAIVGGALMPTLQGLILDLGGNGYTDVQLLGVPEVNFSFILPLFCFLMVALYGRNVFAVYDKN
- a CDS encoding L-rhamnose mutarotase gives rise to the protein MKSKRMCFACDLKSDPKLIEEYKEYHAAENTWPAITQSIKDAGILNMEIYLLGNRLFMIMDVDDTFDPDRKKQMDEENPKVQEWEKLMWKFQKQLPEAKNGEKWVEMERVYAFQ
- a CDS encoding fumarylacetoacetate hydrolase family protein, whose amino-acid sequence is MKLIRFGEAGKEKPGIQLNNEKRIDVSDFGEDYTEQFFENDGLSRLKTWLEKEQAHCTEISPETRLGPPTLRPSKLVCIGLNYAKHAEETGADLPKEPILFFKATSAIVGPNDDIIIPKNSTKTDWEVELGVVIGKKTSYVEEEDAMDYVAGYVLHNDYSERAFQLERSGQWVKGKSCDTFAPLGPFMATKEEIKDPHNLNLWLKVNGETLQNSNTSDFVFNIPQVVSYISQFMTLLPGDIISTGTPFGVGLGFKPPRYLKPGDVVELGIDGLGTSKQTAKAYSEGEKTA
- a CDS encoding SDR family NAD(P)-dependent oxidoreductase, whose translation is MAAFQLNGKTALITGGASGIGKAISTVFAQHGAKVYILDYNKEEGAHVARELTDKGFKASFEFCDVADEKQIAELIDRIANKNKIDILINNAGVAHIGNIEKTTAADLDHIYSINIKGVFNCAKAVINNMKGNGGVILNMASIASSVGISDRFAYSMSKGAVLTMTYSIAKDYVAEGIRCNCISPARVHTPFVDNFIAQNYPDNQDEMFKKLSKTQPLGRMGKPEEIAHLALYLASDEASFITGTDFPIDGGFIKLNG
- a CDS encoding DUF3253 domain-containing protein yields the protein MDIKEQIRESHIEFAESRGLEATYCPSEVARKINPENWRDLMDTVREVADELVDDAVLVVMQKGKIIQDSASNASGPIRLRKK
- a CDS encoding c-type cytochrome, which produces MIYFFILISNLFNFNTINEPSVIDYSNLYIAKSEIKPLQVQDSLLVKSMERGSTIYTDFCMQCHMENGSGVAGTFPPLAKADFLNTNTVASIRAVKYGIQGKIVVNGTTYDSAMPSPGLYDYEVADVMNYVLNSWGNKAEGTITEDQVSEVQEKQN
- a CDS encoding PQQ-dependent sugar dehydrogenase; this translates as MKYYVLSLLLIISTYASAQEEDRQKENDIPITTSTTYGYELVVPDLEIPWGMDFMPDGSFLITEKSGSLIHFKDGKKTVIKGTPDVYARGQGGLLDVRLSPNYSDDKSIYLTHSSTAGDAKGGHTALMKATLNGDALTDQKVLYKATPNTTKGQHWGSRIVFDADGHVFFTVGERGERDVNPQDITRDGGKVYRLNLDGSIPKDNPFVGQPNAKEAIWSYGHRNPQGMDVNPTTGDIWVHEHGPRGGDEINVIKKGANYGWPLITYGINYSGTEITDQREKEGMEQPLYYWLPSIAPSGMAFVTGDQYPELKGNLLVGSLKFQYLEADYLNDGQVVKREKLLEDIGRIRDINSAPDGTIYVSVEGKGIVKLIINKEQ
- the trxB gene encoding thioredoxin-disulfide reductase, producing METEHIKCLIIGSGPAGYTAAIYAARADLKPVMYTGMEPGGQLTTTTEVDNFPGYPEGIDGPTMMVQLQQQAERFGTEVRIGMATQVTFSNEVGGMHKVVIDNEKHLEAETIIISTGASAKYLGIPSEQKLRGGGVSACAVCDGFFYKNQKVAIVGGGDTAAEEATYLANICEHVTMLVRKDEMKASKAMQHRVNTRKNITVRYNTEVDEVLGEQVVEGLRMINNETKEKEEIDITGLFIAIGHKPNTDIFKNQLEMDTTGYLITEPKSTKTSKPGVFASGDVQDKDYRQAITAAGTGCMAALDAERYLAEIETAVEV